From Kangiella sp. TOML190, one genomic window encodes:
- a CDS encoding choice-of-anchor I family protein, which yields MKISLPLQAFLLTATALATLTSCKTPVESWAVGTKTQTTIQLELIGRHTAGVYGEGAAEVLAFHESSKTLWTVNGAANRLDIVNIRAIPKQSLTLPFTGSNLSSHALKLPTKVQTADGDLLLKSPNSIAIHDDLLAVAMQNKNKQGKGAVLFYGIASEPQLLKAVQVGALPDMLTFSPDGTKVVVANEGEPSKDYRHDPEGSVSLINLDNQTAIADHAIELNFHAFNDKRAQLSAQGVKFASPEGTSVAQDLEPEYVSVSEDNRWAYVTLQENNGIAIVDLSQPQMVDIKGLGYKNWNHYALDVSNKDGVQINQYENLFGLYQPDSIASYQVKGKTYLVTANEGDAREYIYQANEADCQKAGHKFDEEDGCISYSEEVRAKKLSFKSPSVIDSYYNKNGIGRLKVTKVLGDKDHDGYHEELYAYGARSFSIWDEQGKQVFDSGDQFAKLLLAKDPVNFNTNENANQPDSRSDDKGAEPEALTLGEIDGKTYAFIGLERQGCVLIYDISNPQAPFFVNQIENRNFNVSFKIDDDTDPVTLEGDYQNAGDLAPEGLQFISANQSPTGKPLLAVANEVSGSVSIYQIRSTF from the coding sequence ATGAAGATTTCACTACCACTGCAAGCTTTTCTACTAACCGCAACTGCTTTAGCAACTTTAACCAGTTGTAAAACTCCGGTGGAATCATGGGCAGTTGGCACTAAAACACAAACGACCATCCAGTTAGAACTGATAGGCCGCCATACCGCTGGGGTTTATGGTGAAGGCGCTGCCGAAGTGCTAGCTTTTCATGAATCATCAAAAACCCTATGGACGGTTAACGGCGCTGCCAATCGTTTGGATATAGTTAACATTCGGGCCATACCAAAACAAAGCCTAACGCTTCCCTTTACTGGCTCAAACCTCAGTAGTCATGCGTTGAAATTACCCACAAAAGTACAAACGGCGGATGGCGATTTGCTCCTAAAGAGTCCGAACTCCATTGCCATTCATGATGATTTGCTTGCGGTTGCGATGCAAAATAAAAACAAGCAAGGCAAGGGTGCAGTTTTGTTCTACGGTATTGCTAGCGAGCCGCAACTGCTCAAAGCCGTTCAAGTGGGCGCTCTGCCGGATATGCTGACCTTCAGTCCTGACGGTACAAAAGTGGTGGTAGCCAATGAGGGCGAACCGAGCAAAGATTATCGGCATGATCCTGAAGGCTCAGTCAGCCTTATTAACCTTGATAACCAAACTGCCATTGCCGATCATGCTATAGAGTTAAATTTCCATGCTTTTAATGATAAAAGAGCCCAGTTGAGCGCCCAAGGCGTAAAATTTGCCAGCCCCGAAGGCACCAGCGTGGCGCAAGATTTAGAGCCAGAATACGTTTCGGTGTCTGAAGACAACCGATGGGCCTACGTTACCCTACAAGAAAATAACGGTATTGCGATTGTCGATCTGAGCCAACCGCAAATGGTTGATATCAAAGGGTTAGGTTATAAAAACTGGAACCACTATGCGCTCGACGTTAGCAACAAAGATGGAGTCCAGATCAACCAATACGAAAATTTATTTGGCTTATACCAGCCAGATAGCATCGCCAGTTACCAAGTCAAGGGCAAAACCTATTTAGTGACCGCCAACGAAGGTGATGCACGCGAATACATCTACCAAGCTAACGAAGCTGACTGTCAAAAAGCCGGTCATAAGTTTGATGAGGAAGATGGTTGCATCAGTTATTCGGAAGAAGTACGCGCCAAAAAGCTAAGTTTTAAATCGCCTTCGGTGATCGACTCTTATTATAATAAAAATGGTATTGGCCGCTTAAAAGTTACCAAAGTTTTAGGTGATAAAGATCACGATGGCTACCATGAAGAACTCTATGCCTACGGCGCTCGTTCTTTTAGCATTTGGGACGAACAGGGCAAACAAGTTTTCGACAGTGGCGATCAATTCGCGAAGTTGTTACTCGCTAAAGATCCGGTGAATTTCAATACCAATGAAAACGCCAACCAACCCGATAGCCGCTCCGATGATAAAGGAGCCGAACCAGAAGCGCTGACGCTTGGTGAAATTGATGGTAAGACTTATGCCTTCATTGGCTTAGAGCGTCAAGGTTGTGTGTTAATTTACGACATCAGCAATCCGCAGGCCCCCTTCTTCGTCAATCAAATTGAAAATCGTAATTTCAATGTTAGCTTTAAAATTGATGACGATACGGATCCGGTAACCTTAGAAGGCGATTATCAAAATGCTGGCGATCTGGCGCCAGAGGGCTTACAGTTTATTTCAGCTAACCAAAGCCCAACAGGCAAACCTTTGTTAGCGGTGGCGAATGAAGTAAGCGGCTCCGTTTCGATTTATCAGATCAGATCAACTTTCTAA
- a CDS encoding DUF1653 domain-containing protein: MIKKGVYQHFKGQRYQVLDVATHSETGEQYVVYKALYGDFGTWIRPLEMFTETIKIDGTRINRFEFLSPAA; encoded by the coding sequence ATGATTAAAAAAGGTGTTTATCAGCACTTTAAAGGACAAAGGTATCAAGTTTTGGATGTGGCGACCCATTCTGAAACCGGTGAGCAATATGTAGTTTATAAAGCCTTGTACGGTGACTTCGGAACTTGGATCAGACCGCTAGAAATGTTTACGGAAACGATTAAAATCGATGGAACAAGAATTAATAGGTTTGAATTCTTATCACCAGCTGCTTAA
- a CDS encoding adenylosuccinate synthase: MAQSVVVLGTQWGDEGKGKIVDLLTEQAKAVVRYQGGHNAGHTLVIEGEKTVLHLIPSGILNDGVMCYIGNGVVLAPDALKKEMDMLKSRGVPVQDKLRISPACPLILPYHIALDIAREAARNPEKKIGTTGRGIGPAYEDKVSRRGLRVEDLFDDARLEEKLAEVVKLHNFALTEFYGVEAIDYEQTLTLCKQYAEFLRPMIDDVPATLADMRRAGDKLMFEGAQGTLLDIDHGTYPFVTSSNTTAGGVATGAGIGPRHIDYVLGITKAYTTRVGGGPFPTELFDEIGERLAKVGNEFGATTGRPRRCGWLDAVALKRAVDINSVSGLCMTKLDVLDGLETVKIAISYNCDEKGELSNTPCGADDYDSLKPVYLEMPGWSETTFGAKSLDDLPQNALDFIAKVEEIVGVPVDIISTGPDRVETIIKRHPFAD; encoded by the coding sequence ATGGCACAAAGCGTGGTGGTTCTAGGCACCCAATGGGGTGACGAAGGCAAAGGTAAAATTGTCGATCTGTTAACCGAACAAGCAAAAGCGGTGGTTCGCTATCAAGGTGGACACAATGCTGGTCACACTCTGGTGATCGAAGGCGAAAAAACCGTTCTACATCTTATTCCTTCAGGTATCTTAAACGATGGCGTCATGTGTTACATCGGTAATGGCGTGGTCTTGGCTCCCGATGCGCTTAAAAAAGAAATGGATATGCTCAAATCGCGTGGCGTGCCAGTCCAAGACAAGCTGCGCATCAGTCCTGCTTGCCCATTGATTTTGCCTTACCATATTGCATTGGATATTGCGCGCGAAGCAGCCCGTAACCCAGAAAAGAAAATTGGCACTACCGGTCGCGGTATTGGCCCAGCCTATGAAGATAAGGTCTCGCGCCGCGGTTTGCGAGTTGAAGATCTTTTTGACGATGCGCGTTTGGAAGAAAAGCTAGCAGAAGTGGTTAAGTTGCATAACTTTGCTTTAACCGAGTTCTATGGTGTCGAAGCGATTGATTATGAGCAAACTCTGACTTTGTGCAAACAATACGCTGAGTTTTTACGCCCTATGATTGACGACGTGCCGGCAACTTTGGCGGATATGCGTCGGGCTGGCGATAAGCTGATGTTTGAAGGTGCGCAAGGCACGCTGTTGGATATTGACCATGGTACTTATCCGTTTGTAACCTCGTCTAACACGACTGCTGGCGGTGTTGCTACCGGTGCCGGTATTGGCCCTCGCCATATCGACTACGTTTTAGGAATCACTAAAGCCTACACCACCCGAGTTGGTGGTGGTCCATTCCCAACCGAATTGTTTGATGAAATTGGTGAGCGCTTAGCGAAAGTGGGTAATGAGTTTGGGGCAACAACTGGGCGTCCACGCCGCTGTGGTTGGCTTGATGCGGTAGCGCTAAAACGCGCGGTGGATATTAACTCGGTTTCCGGTCTTTGCATGACCAAGCTTGATGTTTTGGATGGTTTGGAAACGGTTAAAATCGCGATTTCCTACAACTGCGATGAAAAGGGTGAACTTAGCAATACACCTTGTGGAGCCGATGACTATGATTCGCTTAAGCCGGTGTACCTCGAAATGCCGGGTTGGTCGGAAACTACCTTTGGCGCTAAATCATTAGACGACTTGCCGCAGAATGCTTTGGACTTTATTGCTAAAGTTGAAGAGATTGTTGGCGTGCCGGTGGATATTATTTCAACAGGCCCTGATCGGGTAGAAACCATTATTAAGCGTCATCCGTTTGCGGATTGA
- a CDS encoding DUF2065 domain-containing protein, protein MSQEWLIAIGLFLVFEGLMPALLPKQWKQTMSEIAKHPDSSLRIMGLISMILGLVWIYFIS, encoded by the coding sequence ATGTCACAAGAATGGTTAATAGCAATCGGCTTATTTTTAGTGTTTGAAGGTTTGATGCCTGCGCTACTGCCTAAGCAATGGAAACAGACGATGTCTGAAATCGCTAAACATCCCGATTCAAGTTTACGAATTATGGGGCTGATTAGCATGATTTTAGGGTTGGTTTGGATTTACTTTATCAGCTAG
- the hflC gene encoding protease modulator HflC has protein sequence MNKSPILIFLSVVALLVVSQSMFIVKEQKKGFILRFSQVLKGPDDKPLVKNPGLHFKIPFIDTVKKLDSRIQTFDGRADRITTSDKTDLIVDTYVKWRVKDFGQFYLRTQGSIPRANAFIDRFVDASTRAQFGTRSIEQLIYKDRDETIRAIMAEVATKTPEFGIEVVDVQVKKVNYPDEIREKVFQEMSSERKEFANANRAEGRKEEEKIRADTDAKEKIIIAEADRAARELRGQADAEAAKIYAETYNKNPEFYAFLRSLDAYKASFKDSGDIMVIKPDSEFFKYFKDAKGR, from the coding sequence ATGAATAAATCTCCAATCCTTATATTCTTGAGCGTGGTAGCTTTACTGGTGGTTTCGCAGTCGATGTTTATCGTTAAAGAGCAGAAAAAAGGCTTTATTTTGCGTTTCAGTCAGGTTCTGAAAGGCCCAGATGACAAGCCTTTGGTAAAGAATCCTGGTTTACATTTCAAAATTCCGTTTATCGACACTGTTAAGAAATTGGATTCACGTATCCAAACGTTTGATGGTCGTGCCGATCGGATCACTACTTCCGACAAAACCGATTTGATTGTGGATACTTACGTTAAATGGCGAGTTAAGGATTTTGGTCAATTTTATCTAAGAACTCAAGGCTCAATCCCAAGAGCCAATGCCTTTATCGACCGCTTTGTGGATGCGTCGACTCGCGCCCAATTCGGTACTCGCAGCATTGAGCAGTTGATCTATAAAGATCGTGATGAAACCATTAGAGCGATTATGGCGGAAGTTGCCACCAAAACCCCTGAGTTTGGTATCGAGGTGGTGGATGTTCAGGTGAAAAAAGTGAACTATCCTGACGAAATTCGCGAAAAAGTCTTCCAAGAAATGAGCTCGGAGCGTAAAGAGTTTGCTAACGCCAACCGTGCTGAAGGTCGTAAGGAAGAGGAAAAAATTCGTGCTGATACCGATGCTAAGGAAAAAATCATTATCGCCGAAGCGGATCGTGCGGCTCGGGAACTCCGTGGTCAGGCCGACGCCGAAGCGGCTAAGATTTACGCCGAAACCTACAATAAAAACCCTGAATTTTATGCTTTCCTGCGCAGCTTAGACGCTTATAAAGCTTCGTTTAAAGACTCAGGTGATATTATGGTGATTAAGCCGGACAGTGAATTCTTTAAATATTTTAAAGACGCCAAAGGCCGATAA
- the hflK gene encoding FtsH protease activity modulator HflK, with the protein MAWNQPGGNGNNQDPWGKKKPNNQNDLDKMIKDAGDKFGKMFGGKGGKGKGGDKSFFFIGLLVFVAFYVVKGFYTVKEAEQGVITRFGAYHHTVGPGLGWMPPFIDRLYKVDVNTQQQKEVSGNILTKDKNIVDVDFTIVYRVDIPEDYLFNVYDQDKTIEQVAEAAIRQVVGQSVIDDVLKDNKTRIMQDTMTEMERILEPYKMGVEIYEVNMADSKPPIQVRPAFDDVTSSLSDEKRYVQEAKAYQNDKLPKAEGQAARIIKNAEAYRSQVVERAKGEVARFEKLLPEYELAPEVTRQRLYLETVEEVLSKVSKVVLDTEGGNNLTYLPLDQIVNKKTNTKKENNNE; encoded by the coding sequence ATGGCTTGGAATCAACCAGGCGGCAATGGTAATAACCAGGACCCGTGGGGCAAGAAAAAGCCCAATAATCAAAATGATCTGGACAAGATGATTAAAGATGCTGGCGATAAGTTCGGTAAAATGTTCGGTGGCAAGGGTGGTAAAGGTAAAGGCGGCGACAAAAGCTTTTTCTTTATTGGTTTATTAGTCTTTGTTGCTTTCTACGTGGTCAAAGGTTTTTATACGGTCAAAGAAGCAGAGCAGGGTGTTATTACCCGTTTCGGTGCTTATCACCATACGGTGGGTCCTGGTTTGGGTTGGATGCCGCCATTTATTGATCGCCTGTATAAAGTGGACGTTAACACCCAGCAACAAAAAGAAGTCTCGGGCAATATTTTGACCAAAGACAAAAATATTGTGGATGTGGATTTCACCATTGTTTACCGGGTGGATATTCCTGAAGATTATTTGTTTAACGTCTATGACCAAGACAAAACCATTGAGCAAGTGGCGGAAGCGGCGATTCGTCAGGTAGTTGGTCAGTCGGTGATTGATGATGTGTTGAAAGATAATAAAACTCGCATCATGCAAGACACCATGACCGAAATGGAGCGTATTTTAGAACCTTACAAGATGGGCGTGGAGATTTACGAGGTCAATATGGCCGACTCTAAGCCGCCGATTCAGGTGCGTCCGGCGTTTGATGACGTGACCAGCTCATTAAGTGATGAAAAGCGTTACGTACAAGAAGCCAAAGCGTATCAAAACGACAAGCTGCCAAAGGCCGAAGGTCAGGCGGCTAGAATTATCAAAAATGCCGAAGCGTATCGTAGCCAAGTAGTCGAGCGTGCTAAAGGTGAAGTGGCGCGTTTTGAAAAATTGTTACCCGAATATGAGCTGGCGCCGGAAGTGACCCGTCAACGTTTGTACCTAGAAACGGTTGAGGAAGTCTTGTCGAAGGTCAGCAAAGTCGTCCTAGATACCGAGGGCGGTAATAACTTGACCTATTTACCCTTGGATCAAATTGTGAATAAGAAAACAAATACTAAAAAGGAGAATAACAATGAATAA
- the hflX gene encoding ribosome rescue GTPase HflX, with protein sequence MFDRHAGGESAILVHIDFQQDLSQDKNQEDLSEFVELVRSAGLNVLDIITAKRSAPDPKYFIGSGKIEEIINVKNALDADLVIFNHALSPAQERNIEKAVQARVINRIGLILDIFAQRAFTFEGKLQVELAQLKHLSTRLVRGWTHLERQKGGIGMRGPGETQLETDRRLLRDRIKYIERRLEKVGKQREQGRRSRKRANIKTVSIVGYTNAGKSTLFNLTTDAQVLAEDKLFATLDPTLRRISLPQGTDVILADTVGFIRHLPHDLVAAFRATLEESVEANVLLHVIDAASERREENMEEVMKVLQQIGADEIPMLQVFNKIDAIEGAEPRIDRDDSGKPIRVWVSALKNQGIELLKEAIEELAIEEQFTGRLQIPPSKGRLRGYLYELNAIEQEQYSDNGDLVLQVQLPKADWIRLSRQLEEDLSGYIINAE encoded by the coding sequence GTGTTTGATCGTCACGCTGGCGGTGAGTCAGCCATTTTAGTTCATATCGATTTTCAACAAGATCTCAGTCAAGATAAGAACCAAGAAGATTTAAGCGAATTTGTCGAGCTGGTGCGCTCGGCTGGCTTGAATGTACTGGATATCATTACCGCCAAGCGTAGCGCGCCTGATCCGAAGTACTTTATTGGCAGCGGTAAAATCGAAGAGATTATCAACGTTAAAAACGCGTTGGATGCTGATCTAGTGATTTTTAACCATGCCCTATCACCTGCGCAAGAGCGTAATATTGAAAAGGCGGTACAAGCACGAGTGATTAATCGTATTGGCTTGATCTTGGACATCTTTGCCCAGCGTGCCTTTACTTTTGAAGGTAAGCTACAAGTAGAGCTAGCTCAACTTAAGCATTTATCGACGCGTTTAGTGCGCGGCTGGACTCACCTTGAGCGCCAAAAAGGTGGTATCGGTATGCGTGGTCCGGGTGAAACCCAGTTGGAAACCGATAGACGTTTGCTACGCGATCGAATCAAATACATTGAGCGGCGTTTAGAAAAAGTGGGAAAACAACGCGAGCAGGGACGTCGTTCGCGTAAAAGAGCAAACATCAAAACCGTTTCAATTGTTGGTTACACCAATGCTGGCAAGTCTACTTTATTCAATTTGACCACCGATGCGCAGGTATTAGCCGAAGATAAGCTTTTTGCAACGCTCGATCCTACTTTACGCCGGATTTCTTTGCCGCAAGGTACGGATGTAATTTTGGCTGATACGGTGGGCTTTATTCGCCATTTACCACACGATCTAGTGGCTGCTTTTAGGGCCACTTTGGAAGAATCGGTCGAGGCTAATGTCTTGTTGCACGTGATTGATGCGGCTTCGGAGCGGCGAGAAGAGAACATGGAAGAAGTGATGAAAGTGTTGCAGCAAATTGGTGCTGATGAAATCCCGATGTTGCAGGTGTTCAACAAAATTGATGCGATTGAAGGCGCCGAGCCGCGGATCGATCGAGATGATTCGGGTAAACCGATACGAGTTTGGGTTTCAGCGCTAAAAAACCAAGGAATCGAGCTATTAAAAGAAGCTATCGAGGAATTGGCGATCGAAGAGCAGTTCACTGGGCGGCTACAAATCCCGCCAAGTAAAGGGCGTTTAAGAGGCTATTTGTATGAACTGAATGCTATTGAACAGGAACAGTATTCGGATAATGGTGACCTTGTATTGCAGGTGCAGCTGCCCAAAGCGGACTGGATCCGCCTCTCGCGGCAGTTGGAAGAGGATTTATCCGGTTACATAATAAATGCAGAATAG
- the miaA gene encoding tRNA (adenosine(37)-N6)-dimethylallyltransferase MiaA: MSKPQAIFLMGPTAAGKTDLAIKLVQEHDCEIISVDSAMVYKGLDIGSAKPPQHELALAPHRLIDICEPNDPYSAARFRDDALREMATITEQGKIPLLVGGTMLYYKTLLQGMDNLPDSNPDIRQQLQAELEQKGLAALHQELAAVDAESATRINPNDPQRTLRALEVFRISGKPLSQLHREQQTQEFAYEVLQMALLPADRALLHQRIAQRFELMMAQGFLDEVRKLYQRKDLTADLPAIRSVGYRQLWQYLEGELKLDQAIEKAIIATRQLAKRQLTWLRGWNEVIPVQSDQLASSLYKEVTQFLLSFKKLT, from the coding sequence ATGAGCAAACCGCAAGCAATTTTCTTGATGGGGCCCACCGCTGCCGGTAAAACCGACTTGGCAATTAAGTTAGTACAAGAGCATGATTGCGAGATTATCAGCGTCGACTCGGCAATGGTCTACAAGGGCTTGGACATTGGCTCTGCTAAGCCGCCGCAGCACGAACTGGCGCTGGCTCCGCATCGTTTGATTGATATTTGTGAGCCAAACGATCCTTATTCAGCAGCACGTTTTCGCGACGATGCGTTAAGGGAAATGGCAACCATCACCGAGCAAGGCAAAATTCCGTTGCTGGTTGGCGGTACCATGCTGTATTACAAAACCTTATTGCAGGGTATGGATAACTTGCCTGACTCAAACCCTGACATTCGTCAGCAATTGCAAGCTGAGCTGGAGCAAAAAGGTTTAGCTGCTTTGCATCAAGAGCTGGCTGCAGTTGATGCTGAATCAGCCACGCGAATTAATCCTAACGACCCGCAAAGAACCTTGCGCGCGCTGGAAGTGTTTCGAATTAGCGGGAAACCATTAAGTCAGCTGCATCGTGAGCAACAAACTCAAGAGTTTGCTTATGAGGTGTTGCAAATGGCTTTACTACCAGCGGATCGAGCGTTGTTGCACCAAAGAATAGCGCAGCGCTTTGAGCTGATGATGGCGCAGGGCTTTTTGGATGAAGTACGCAAGCTTTATCAAAGAAAGGACTTAACTGCCGACTTGCCAGCCATTCGTTCGGTGGGCTATCGACAGCTTTGGCAATACCTTGAAGGCGAGCTAAAACTTGACCAAGCCATCGAAAAAGCGATTATTGCCACCCGCCAATTGGCAAAACGTCAACTGACCTGGTTAAGGGGCTGGAATGAGGTTATTCCGGTACAATCAGACCAATTGGCTAGTTCCTTGTATAAAGAAGTGACTCAGTTCTTACTCTCATTTAAAAAATTGACATAA
- the mutL gene encoding DNA mismatch repair endonuclease MutL, whose translation MPIKKLSPLIANQIAAGEVVERPASVVKELLENAIDAKADRIQIDIERGGVRLIRITDNGQGIPRQELALALARHATSKIATSTDLAAINTLGFRGEALASISSVAKLTLSSKPEAQDMGWSAYAEGSDMEVALQPHSLPFGTIVEVKDLFFNTPARQKFLKAERTEFIHLEETVKKIALANQNVAITLKHNGKVVKRIPAANSPEQIKQRIASILGRSFIAKAIPLAQSLEQLQLSGWVGPADYHQSSSYSQYFFVNGRPVRDRTINHAVRQAYQDRLPAGRSPAYLIYLQLPADQVDVNVHPTKHEVRFHDARFVHDYIAKTLQLALSQEQQLAAVDFAPIDVKAESQAEEQTQVYSGQQASQADGNMPFEYQNPYQKQRVSEANQHYQAASRKSKATNPLLFNRYYFEHQGQDLLLFDLKSFLLESTKHTLQQEWREGSVKQKTLLIPYRINLANEAATEQLAQSWTALGIEAVQAGPSSLIIRKVPSILEQVNLELWLQTALMQQPAEPQAALIAALAGALELEANTDWAELLERRLPSGWSQSEFCLRLQEAQFSSWLKAQS comes from the coding sequence ATGCCCATAAAAAAATTATCTCCGTTAATTGCAAACCAAATTGCTGCTGGCGAGGTGGTGGAACGACCTGCATCGGTAGTCAAGGAGTTGTTGGAAAATGCTATTGATGCAAAAGCGGATCGGATTCAAATTGACATTGAGCGCGGCGGTGTACGGCTGATCCGAATTACCGATAATGGCCAAGGGATCCCTCGTCAAGAATTGGCTTTGGCCTTAGCTCGCCATGCCACCAGCAAAATCGCAACCTCTACAGACTTAGCGGCAATTAATACTTTAGGTTTTCGCGGTGAGGCGCTTGCCAGTATCAGTTCGGTTGCAAAGCTGACGCTGAGCTCTAAGCCAGAAGCCCAAGATATGGGCTGGTCAGCTTATGCCGAAGGTAGCGATATGGAGGTGGCTCTGCAACCCCATTCTTTGCCGTTTGGTACTATTGTCGAAGTTAAGGATTTGTTTTTTAATACCCCTGCGCGACAAAAATTTTTAAAAGCCGAAAGAACCGAATTTATTCACCTCGAAGAAACGGTGAAAAAAATTGCTTTAGCCAATCAAAATGTGGCTATCACTTTAAAGCATAATGGCAAGGTGGTGAAACGTATTCCAGCGGCTAACTCCCCCGAACAAATCAAACAACGGATTGCCAGCATTCTCGGACGTAGTTTTATCGCCAAAGCGATCCCCTTGGCGCAGAGTTTGGAGCAATTGCAATTATCCGGCTGGGTTGGCCCTGCGGATTATCATCAAAGCTCAAGTTACAGCCAATACTTTTTCGTTAATGGTCGGCCAGTGCGCGATAGAACCATTAATCATGCGGTACGCCAGGCCTATCAAGATCGACTGCCCGCAGGGCGTTCCCCCGCCTATTTGATTTACTTACAACTGCCAGCCGATCAAGTGGATGTGAATGTGCATCCAACCAAACATGAGGTGCGATTTCATGACGCTCGCTTTGTGCATGATTATATCGCCAAAACGCTGCAGCTTGCGCTTTCTCAAGAGCAACAATTAGCAGCAGTTGACTTTGCCCCCATTGACGTAAAAGCAGAAAGCCAAGCAGAAGAACAAACGCAAGTATATTCAGGACAACAAGCTTCGCAGGCTGACGGCAATATGCCTTTTGAGTATCAAAACCCCTATCAAAAGCAGCGAGTTTCTGAGGCGAATCAACACTATCAAGCTGCTTCAAGAAAATCAAAGGCGACCAATCCGTTACTTTTTAACCGCTATTATTTTGAACATCAAGGTCAAGATTTATTGCTTTTTGATCTTAAAAGCTTTTTGCTTGAGTCGACCAAGCACACATTGCAACAGGAGTGGCGCGAGGGTAGTGTTAAACAAAAAACCTTATTGATCCCTTATCGCATTAACCTCGCCAATGAGGCTGCAACGGAACAATTAGCACAAAGCTGGACGGCACTTGGAATCGAAGCGGTTCAAGCAGGGCCAAGCAGTTTGATTATTCGAAAAGTCCCGTCAATTCTCGAACAAGTTAATCTGGAGTTATGGTTACAAACCGCGCTAATGCAACAACCAGCCGAGCCGCAAGCAGCATTAATCGCTGCCTTAGCTGGCGCCCTCGAACTTGAGGCGAATACTGATTGGGCCGAATTGCTTGAGCGCCGCTTGCCCTCGGGTTGGAGCCAGTCGGAGTTTTGTCTGCGGCTACAAGAGGCTCAATTTTCAAGTTGGCTAAAGGCCCAAAGTTGA
- a CDS encoding N-acetylmuramoyl-L-alanine amidase yields MTRALNTTKGLVCRLKGYQFSLAILTTLLLAVFSSNLNAAVVKSMRFWQSPESTRVVLDLSSEVEHQIKVLKGPDRIVIDIAESSVAVDLSQLEINSSLIKKVRKSKPAKAGDLRLVLDLAKAATPKSFSLKPYQDYGDRLVIDLLDDKKQSLAQEKPKKEATKKQQRDIIIAIDAGHGGEDPGARGPTGAREKKITLALAQALAKEINKEKGLKAILTRSGDYYLSLRKRTAIARQHRADLFVSVHADSFTNKKARGASVWILSTRGATSEAARWLKKQEADSELLGGVNSNVKLSEYDKPIAEVLLDLQMSHSIEASLTLGKEVHRKIAKVAPKMHKNHVEKNSFVVLKNPDIPSILVESGFISNPQEEKLLKTKNYRNKLAKAVKDGIKNYFKSNAPDGTYYAATFRQNIYRVRRGDNLSKVAHRFDVSIKDLKLANNLKSNTVRIGQKLIIPTAN; encoded by the coding sequence ATGACAAGAGCGCTAAACACTACTAAAGGCCTAGTTTGTAGGCTCAAGGGTTATCAATTTTCGTTAGCAATTCTGACGACCTTGTTGCTTGCCGTCTTTTCTTCAAATCTCAACGCCGCAGTGGTCAAAAGTATGCGCTTTTGGCAGTCGCCGGAATCTACACGAGTAGTGCTTGATTTAAGCTCGGAAGTTGAGCATCAAATTAAAGTGTTAAAAGGTCCCGATCGGATCGTGATTGATATTGCTGAATCGAGTGTTGCTGTGGATCTTTCGCAACTTGAGATCAACAGTAGCTTGATCAAAAAGGTTCGCAAATCCAAACCAGCAAAAGCCGGCGACTTACGGCTGGTGCTGGACTTAGCAAAAGCCGCAACCCCAAAAAGTTTTAGTTTAAAGCCTTATCAAGATTATGGCGATCGCTTGGTTATTGATTTACTGGATGACAAAAAGCAAAGCCTAGCTCAAGAAAAGCCTAAAAAAGAAGCCACCAAAAAACAGCAAAGAGACATTATTATTGCCATTGATGCTGGTCACGGTGGCGAAGATCCTGGGGCGCGCGGCCCAACCGGTGCGCGCGAAAAGAAAATCACCTTAGCCTTAGCGCAAGCTTTAGCCAAAGAAATTAATAAAGAAAAAGGCCTAAAAGCGATCTTAACGCGCAGTGGCGACTATTATTTATCGCTACGGAAGCGTACGGCAATTGCTCGTCAACATCGTGCTGATTTGTTTGTTTCGGTGCACGCCGATAGTTTTACCAACAAAAAAGCGCGCGGAGCTTCGGTCTGGATTTTATCTACTCGCGGAGCCACTTCGGAAGCTGCCCGTTGGTTAAAAAAGCAAGAAGCGGACTCGGAACTGTTGGGCGGGGTTAACTCTAATGTGAAGTTATCTGAATACGATAAACCGATTGCGGAAGTGCTCTTGGATTTACAAATGAGCCACTCGATTGAAGCTAGTTTAACTCTTGGCAAAGAAGTGCATCGAAAAATTGCCAAAGTTGCGCCAAAAATGCATAAAAATCACGTTGAGAAAAACTCCTTTGTGGTGCTTAAAAATCCAGATATTCCATCAATTCTAGTGGAGTCAGGCTTTATTTCGAACCCGCAGGAAGAAAAGCTGTTAAAAACTAAAAATTACCGTAACAAACTGGCAAAAGCGGTAAAAGATGGCATTAAAAACTACTTTAAAAGTAACGCGCCAGATGGTACTTATTACGCCGCAACCTTCCGGCAAAACATTTACCGAGTGCGTCGTGGTGATAATTTGAGTAAGGTCGCTCATCGCTTTGACGTTTCGATCAAAGATTTAAAATTGGCCAATAATTTAAAATCCAACACGGTTAGGATTGGACAAAAACTTATTATTCCCACGGCAAATTAA